One Aquarana catesbeiana isolate 2022-GZ linkage group LG04, ASM4218655v1, whole genome shotgun sequence genomic region harbors:
- the EEF1A1 gene encoding elongation factor 1-alpha 1 gives MGKEKTHINIVVIGHVDSGKSTTTGHLIYKCGGIDKRTIEKFEKEAAEMGKGSFKYAWVLDKLKAERERGITIDISLWKFETSKYYVTIIDAPGHRDFIKNMITGTSQADCAVLIVAAGVGEFEAGISKNGQTREHALLAYTLGVKQLIVGVNKMDSTEPPYSQKRYEEIVKEVSTYIKKIGYNPDTVAFVPISGWNGDNMLEPSSNMPWFKGWCITRKEGKASGTTLLEGLDSILPPSRPTDKPLRLPLQDVYKIGGIGTVPVGRVETGLLKPGMVVTFAPVNVTTEVKSVEMHHEALTEACPGDNVGFNVKNVSVKDIRRGNVAGDSKNDPPLEAGQFTAQVIILNHPGQISAGYAPVLDCHTAHIACKFAELKEKIDRRSGKKLEENPKSLKSGDAAIVDMIPGKPMCVESFSDYPPLGRFAVRDMRQTVAVGVIKAVEKKAAGTGKVTKSAQKAQKTK, from the exons ATGGGAAAGGAAAAGACACACATCAACATCGTCGTCATTGGACACGTAGATTCTGGCAAGTCCACAACAACTGGGCATCTCATCTACAAATGTGGTGGGATCGACAAGCGTACCATCGAAAAATTCGAGAAGGAAGCTGCTGAG ATGGGAAAGGGCTCCTTCAAATATGCTTGGGTGTTGGACAAACTGAAGGCTGAGCGTGAACGTGGTATTACCATCGACATTTCCCTGTGGAAATTTGAGACCAGCAAGTACTATGTCACCATTATCGATGCCCCTGGCCACAGAGACTTCATCAAGAACATGATCACTGGTACTTCTCAG GCTGACTGCGCCGTGCTTATTGTTGCTGCTGGTGTTGGTGAGTTTGAGGCTGGTATCTCAAAGAATGGACAAACTCGTGAACATGCTCTTCTGGCCTACACTCTGGGTGTGAAGCAGCTTATCGTTGGTGTTAACAAAATGGATTCTACTGAGCCACCATACAGCCAGAAGAGATATGAGGAAATTGTAAAGGAAGTCAGCACTTACATCAAGAAAATTGGTTACAACCCAGATACCGTTGCCTTTGTGCCCATCTCTGGTTGGAATGGTGACAACATGCTGGAACCCAGTAGCAAC ATGCCATGGTTCAAGGGATGGTGCATCACCCGCAAAGAGGGAAAAGCCAGTGGAACCACTCTGCTGGAAGGTCTTGATAGCATTCTGCCTCCTAGCCGCCCCACTGACAAGCCTCTTCGTCTGCCTCTGCAGGATGTGTACAAGATTGGTG GTATTGGTACAGTACCAGTTGGTCGTGTTGAAACTGGTCTCCTGAAACCAGGTATGGTGGTTACCTTTGCTCCAGTCAATGTAACAACTGAAGTCAAGTCTGTGGAAATGCACCATGAAGCTTTGACTGAGGCTTGTCCCGGTGACAACGTTGGTTTCAACGTAAAGAACGTTTCCGTGAAGGATATCCGTCGTGGTAATGTTGCTGGTGATAGCAAGAATGACCCACCATTGGAAGCTGGTCAATTCACTGCACAG gtcatTATCCTGAACCACCCAGGACAGATCAGTGCTGGCTATGCACCTGTGCTGGATTGCCATACTGCTCATATTGCTTGCAAGTTTGCAGAGCTGAAGGAGAAGATTGACCGTCGTTCTGGTAAGAAACTGGAAGAAAATCCCAAGTCCCTGAAATCTGGTGATGCTGCCATCGTTGATATGATCCCTGGCAAGCCCATGTGTGTGGAGAGCTTCTCTGACTATCCTCCCCTTG GTCGCTTTGCTGTGCGTGACATGAGGCAGACTGTTGCTGTTGGTGTCATCAAGGCTGTCGAAAAGAAGGCAGCAGGTACTGGCAAGGTCACAAAGTCTGCTCAGAAGGCCCAGAAAACGAAATGA